In Aminobacterium sp. MB27-C1, a single genomic region encodes these proteins:
- the glgB gene encoding 1,4-alpha-glucan branching protein GlgB, protein MSGKDLPLSLFSDIDTYLFKEGTHLKLYTKMGAHVVSIDGVEGVYFAVWAPNAAEVSVIGDFNNWNPEADHLSNRWDESGIWEGVVFSASCGDFYKYHIRSKKGEIFDKGDPFAFMCEKPPKTASVITSLNYEWEDTEWLEKRKTINWFSSPLSLYEVHLGSWMRKKGEWFSYRDIADPLVAYVKKMGFTAVELMPVMEHPFYGSWGYQVTGFFAPTRRYGAPQDLMFLIDMLHRADIAVFLDWVPSHFPSDAHGLAYFDGTSLYEHSDPRQKIHPEWRSYIFNYGRTEVQEFLINSALFWIDYYHVDGLRLDGVASMLYLDYAKNDGEWIPNQYGGRENMEAVSFLRRLNEAIYLYFPDTLTIAEESTAWPLVTRPPYAGGLGFGMKWNMGWMHDILEYMKKDPFYRQYHQNDLTFSLMYAFSENYILPFSHDEVVYGKRSLLEKMPGNLEEKFSQLRLLLGYMYAHPGKKLIFMGDDFAQRREWSHEESLDWSLLDLPFHKGVQRWVHDINKIYVSEKALHVNDFKQQGFQWIACSDSSASIVGFIRKDEEENMILAIFNFTPVVRYNYRVGVPVAGYWRELLNSDGEMYGGRGEGNFGGKEAIPERWKEHSAFLSLTLPAFGALFFRKEEE, encoded by the coding sequence ATGAGCGGCAAAGATTTACCATTATCCCTTTTTTCAGATATTGATACTTATCTTTTCAAAGAGGGTACCCATTTGAAACTCTATACAAAAATGGGAGCTCACGTCGTGTCTATAGATGGTGTCGAGGGGGTATATTTTGCAGTATGGGCTCCTAATGCTGCTGAAGTTTCTGTCATTGGAGATTTTAATAATTGGAATCCTGAGGCAGATCATCTCTCTAATAGATGGGATGAAAGTGGCATTTGGGAAGGGGTAGTCTTTTCTGCTTCTTGTGGTGATTTTTATAAATATCATATCCGTTCGAAGAAAGGAGAAATTTTTGATAAGGGAGATCCCTTTGCCTTTATGTGTGAAAAGCCTCCTAAAACGGCATCAGTTATTACATCCCTCAATTACGAATGGGAAGATACTGAGTGGCTGGAGAAAAGAAAAACAATCAATTGGTTTTCTTCCCCCCTTTCTTTATACGAAGTCCATTTAGGTTCTTGGATGAGAAAAAAAGGAGAGTGGTTTTCGTATAGAGATATTGCAGATCCTTTGGTTGCTTACGTAAAAAAAATGGGATTTACGGCTGTGGAGCTTATGCCTGTTATGGAACATCCTTTTTATGGATCCTGGGGCTATCAGGTAACGGGTTTTTTCGCTCCCACGAGGCGTTATGGAGCTCCACAAGATCTTATGTTTCTTATAGACATGCTGCACAGGGCCGATATTGCTGTTTTTCTCGACTGGGTTCCTTCTCATTTTCCTTCCGATGCTCATGGTCTTGCCTATTTTGATGGAACATCTTTATATGAACATTCAGACCCTCGACAGAAAATTCATCCAGAGTGGAGAAGCTATATTTTTAACTACGGTCGAACTGAAGTGCAGGAATTTCTCATTAACAGCGCTCTTTTCTGGATTGATTATTACCATGTAGATGGACTTCGTCTCGATGGCGTTGCCTCTATGCTCTATCTCGATTATGCGAAAAATGACGGAGAGTGGATTCCCAACCAATATGGGGGGCGTGAAAATATGGAGGCTGTCTCCTTTTTACGTCGTCTTAATGAAGCAATTTATCTCTATTTCCCTGACACTTTGACTATTGCTGAAGAATCTACGGCATGGCCTCTTGTAACTCGTCCACCCTATGCAGGAGGATTGGGTTTCGGAATGAAGTGGAATATGGGCTGGATGCACGATATTTTGGAATATATGAAGAAAGATCCCTTTTATAGACAATACCATCAAAATGACCTGACCTTTAGCCTGATGTATGCCTTCTCTGAAAATTATATTCTTCCCTTTTCTCATGATGAAGTTGTCTACGGAAAAAGATCGTTGCTTGAAAAAATGCCTGGAAATCTCGAAGAAAAATTTTCGCAGCTACGTTTGCTTTTGGGATATATGTATGCCCATCCAGGGAAGAAATTAATTTTTATGGGAGATGACTTTGCGCAAAGGAGAGAATGGAGTCATGAGGAATCCTTAGATTGGTCTCTTTTGGATTTGCCTTTTCATAAGGGAGTTCAGCGATGGGTGCATGATATCAATAAGATATATGTTAGCGAAAAAGCATTGCATGTTAATGATTTTAAACAGCAAGGTTTTCAATGGATTGCATGTTCTGATAGCAGCGCAAGCATTGTCGGCTTTATTCGGAAAGATGAAGAAGAGAATATGATTTTGGCCATTTTTAACTTTACTCCTGTTGTTCGTTATAACTATCGTGTCGGAGTTCCTGTTGCTGGATATTGGCGAGAGCTCCTTAACAGCGATGGAGAAATGTATGGAGGAAGAGGAGAGGGAAATTTCGGCGGAAAGGAAGCCATTCCTGAACGTTGGAAAGAACACTCCGCTTTCCTCTCTTTGACTCTTCCTGCTTTTGGAGCTCTTTTCTTCAGAAAAGAGGAAGAGTGA
- the proB gene encoding glutamate 5-kinase, translating to MVQRERLKSCKRVVIKVGTSTVTHSTGKINLLRMETLAREISDLQSSGRDVCLISSGAVGAGVGKINFPDRPKTLPEKQALAAIGQGRLVHMYEKFFSEYGKTVAQVLLTRDVFSNRLRYLNARHTLLTLFDFAVVPIINENDTVAVDEIKFGDNDTLSAMVSCLIDADLLIILSDIDGLFSDDPRINPEAHLLPVVEEVSQELLAHSRTKGSKHSSGGMFTKLAAARIVMTSGIPMIIANNKEPNILRRLLDGENLGTLFLPSGEPVQARKQWIAFGSTPHGRIVVDDGAAEAVRNRGKSLLPSGVVAVEGNFSRGEVVSIFDGSKVEIARGMVNFSSDEIAIIAGHHTDEIEALLGNTDYDEIVHRNNLALI from the coding sequence ATGGTACAAAGAGAACGTTTAAAGTCGTGTAAACGTGTTGTTATAAAAGTTGGAACGAGTACTGTAACCCACTCGACGGGGAAAATAAATCTACTTCGCATGGAGACTTTAGCGAGGGAGATTTCAGACTTGCAAAGTAGCGGGCGTGACGTTTGTCTCATCAGTTCGGGAGCGGTTGGAGCTGGCGTGGGTAAAATCAATTTTCCAGACAGGCCTAAAACCTTGCCGGAGAAGCAGGCTCTTGCCGCTATCGGGCAGGGACGGCTTGTTCACATGTATGAAAAATTCTTTTCAGAATACGGCAAGACAGTGGCTCAGGTTTTGTTGACTCGTGACGTCTTCTCTAATCGTCTTCGCTATTTGAATGCTCGACACACTTTATTGACCCTCTTTGATTTTGCCGTTGTCCCCATTATTAATGAGAATGATACTGTCGCTGTAGACGAAATAAAATTTGGAGATAATGATACTCTTTCAGCAATGGTGTCGTGTCTTATCGATGCAGATCTTTTAATTATCCTTTCTGATATAGATGGGCTTTTCAGCGATGATCCAAGAATCAATCCTGAGGCCCACCTGCTTCCTGTTGTGGAGGAGGTCTCTCAGGAATTATTGGCTCATTCCCGTACGAAGGGAAGCAAGCATTCCAGTGGAGGTATGTTTACTAAGCTCGCAGCAGCACGAATTGTTATGACCTCAGGTATCCCCATGATTATTGCAAATAATAAAGAGCCGAATATCTTACGTCGTCTTTTGGATGGGGAAAATTTGGGAACGCTTTTCCTTCCTTCTGGGGAGCCTGTTCAGGCTCGAAAACAGTGGATTGCTTTCGGAAGTACTCCCCATGGACGAATTGTTGTTGATGATGGCGCTGCTGAAGCAGTTCGCAATAGAGGGAAAAGCCTCCTGCCATCAGGTGTTGTTGCAGTGGAGGGGAATTTTTCGCGAGGTGAAGTCGTATCAATTTTTGATGGTAGCAAAGTGGAAATAGCTCGGGGAATGGTTAATTTTTCCTCCGATGAAATTGCTATTATTGCCGGCCATCATACTGATGAAATAGAAGCTCTTCTTGGAAATACCGATTATGACGAGATTGTTCATCGTAATAATTTAGCTTTGATCTAG
- a CDS encoding glutamate-5-semialdehyde dehydrogenase, producing MSEYVRDMGKKAKKASRFLATASSEEKNKALCAMAGALRDHCSEILCANKKDLEEGRQAGLSYALLERLTLNEKRVEAMAVGLEEIAAFHDPIGEVLGMWTAQSGIRVGRVRVPLGVIGIIYESRPNVTADAAGLCLKAGNSVILRGGKEALHSNRIIAQIISDAAVKAGIPQGAINLIDSPDREATMELMRLNEYLDVLIPRGGKGLKKVVQENATVPFIMTGMGNCHIFIDETADFEKAIPIVINAKTQRPSTCNTVETLLIHANVASRFVPLVAAALHEKNVEIRGDEAICKLDSRAISATEEDWATEYNDLILAVKVVESIDEAIEHIATYGTGHSDAILTESYSNAQKFLGAVDSAAVYVNASTRFTDGGVFGFGAEIGISTQKLHARGPMGVEQLTSTKFIIYGDGQIRE from the coding sequence ATGTCTGAATATGTTCGGGATATGGGTAAAAAGGCTAAAAAAGCATCCCGTTTTTTGGCAACAGCTTCATCTGAAGAAAAAAATAAAGCATTATGTGCCATGGCTGGAGCCCTTCGAGATCATTGCAGCGAGATATTATGTGCAAATAAGAAGGATTTGGAAGAGGGGCGTCAAGCTGGGCTTTCTTATGCTCTTCTCGAACGTCTAACACTCAATGAAAAGCGCGTGGAAGCCATGGCTGTGGGGCTTGAAGAAATAGCGGCCTTCCATGACCCGATAGGTGAAGTCTTGGGGATGTGGACAGCACAGAGTGGAATTCGTGTAGGTCGGGTTCGTGTTCCTTTGGGGGTGATAGGCATAATCTATGAATCTCGTCCCAATGTAACGGCGGATGCTGCAGGGCTTTGTCTTAAGGCTGGCAACAGTGTGATTCTTCGCGGGGGAAAAGAGGCTCTTCATTCGAACAGAATTATTGCTCAGATAATATCTGATGCTGCCGTAAAGGCTGGAATTCCGCAAGGAGCTATTAATCTTATAGATAGTCCTGATCGAGAAGCGACAATGGAATTGATGCGATTGAATGAATATCTTGACGTGCTTATCCCACGTGGTGGAAAAGGCTTAAAGAAAGTTGTGCAGGAAAATGCGACGGTCCCCTTTATTATGACGGGTATGGGCAATTGTCATATTTTTATTGATGAAACAGCTGATTTTGAGAAAGCTATCCCCATTGTTATAAATGCGAAGACCCAGCGTCCATCTACATGTAATACAGTAGAAACCTTGCTGATCCATGCCAATGTTGCATCTCGTTTTGTTCCCCTAGTTGCGGCAGCTCTCCACGAGAAGAATGTGGAAATACGGGGGGATGAGGCTATATGCAAACTAGACTCGCGTGCAATTTCCGCAACAGAGGAGGATTGGGCGACAGAGTATAACGACCTTATTCTTGCTGTAAAGGTTGTGGAAAGTATTGATGAAGCTATTGAGCATATTGCAACATATGGTACTGGACATAGCGATGCCATTTTGACCGAAAGTTATAGCAATGCGCAGAAATTTCTGGGAGCAGTTGATTCTGCTGCCGTGTATGTCAATGCCTCGACGCGCTTTACTGATGGCGGAGTTTTTGGTTTCGGAGCAGAAATTGGCATTAGCACACAAAAACTTCATGCGAGAGGTCCTATGGGCGTAGAGCAACTAACCTCAACGAAATTTATTATCTATGGTGATGGACAGATTCGCGAATAG
- a CDS encoding DUF3536 domain-containing protein, whose product MKNICVHGHFYQPPRENPWLGDIELQESAAPWHDWNERISAECYAPNRVARILGKDGKIIKIISNYERMSFNVGPTLLQWMERHDHDTYEGLLEADRRGRERFSNHGPALAQVYNHMIMPLASMKDKVTQVVWGIQDFTSRFGRFPEGMWLPETAIDVETLDVLAAEGIRFTLLAPHQAKRWKSIIETNWHDTSQKPIETWHPYLCHLPSGRSIALFFYDDFLARDIAFGSLLQNGQLLAQRFLSSIERVKEKAPLAHVATDGETFGHHHKYGDMALAWCLNYMEQREDTRLTIYGEYLDNFPPQYEVQIRDETSWSCVHGIKRWKEDCGCNSGLHPGWHQKWRQPLRESLDWLRQKIDEFYEKDASSLFTDPWQARNVYVQCLLGNSTGSRQEFFSAVSPRELSSEEQIRALKLLEMERSAMFMYTSCGWFFDEISGIEALQVLLYAYHALSLLEELSGKGIKNNFMSLLEKAPSNVREFKNGGVIFEIFVVPFYVDFFRVAAHYAVKTLFEEDVAEEDIFSLYNYQIQAEKKVLLKEKGERLSLGVATLLHMVTGEKQRIFFAAFHRGGHDVLCGVRASARQEDMLQWQESLQEKFPQETEKFFVELFGHRTYSLRHLFKDGQRRIMHSIIDRDVTRIENYLKSVIRDYDSLLAFMGLIRMPLPDVLLSAAEVVLNGELKRVIWDGDPDLEQIERRLTQAHSWRVDINEAELQHHIRGRLEREMIYLAEQTDRELQFSSLAKVERMLEFVRRHHWDINLWKVQNVYASLFDPLIFETPAYKAVGDLLNMRL is encoded by the coding sequence ATGAAAAATATATGTGTACATGGACATTTTTATCAACCGCCACGAGAAAATCCGTGGCTTGGCGATATTGAGTTGCAAGAGTCAGCAGCTCCTTGGCATGATTGGAATGAACGGATATCTGCCGAATGTTATGCTCCGAACAGGGTTGCCAGAATTCTAGGCAAAGACGGCAAAATAATTAAAATTATCTCGAACTATGAGCGAATGAGTTTTAATGTAGGGCCTACTTTACTACAGTGGATGGAACGACACGACCATGACACATATGAAGGATTGCTAGAAGCAGACCGTAGAGGAAGAGAAAGATTTTCCAATCATGGTCCTGCGCTTGCTCAAGTTTACAACCACATGATAATGCCTTTGGCCTCCATGAAAGATAAAGTAACTCAAGTAGTTTGGGGTATTCAGGATTTTACGTCTCGTTTTGGACGTTTCCCAGAGGGAATGTGGCTTCCTGAAACGGCTATTGATGTGGAAACTCTGGATGTTCTGGCAGCTGAGGGTATTCGATTTACTCTTTTGGCCCCTCATCAGGCTAAAAGATGGAAAAGTATAATCGAAACGAATTGGCATGATACTAGCCAAAAACCTATTGAAACATGGCATCCATATTTATGCCATCTTCCGTCGGGAAGAAGTATTGCTCTCTTTTTCTACGACGATTTTTTAGCAAGAGACATTGCATTTGGTTCCCTCTTACAGAATGGCCAGCTTTTAGCTCAAAGATTTCTTTCGTCAATAGAGAGAGTGAAAGAAAAAGCACCTCTTGCTCATGTTGCTACTGATGGGGAGACCTTTGGCCATCACCATAAATATGGAGATATGGCTCTTGCCTGGTGTTTGAACTACATGGAACAAAGAGAAGATACACGACTTACCATATATGGAGAATATCTTGATAACTTTCCGCCTCAATATGAAGTACAAATTCGTGACGAAACATCATGGAGCTGTGTTCATGGCATAAAACGATGGAAAGAGGATTGCGGCTGTAATAGTGGATTACATCCAGGATGGCATCAGAAGTGGAGGCAGCCGCTGAGAGAATCTTTGGATTGGTTGCGGCAAAAAATAGATGAATTTTATGAAAAAGACGCATCTTCTCTCTTTACGGACCCATGGCAGGCGAGAAATGTCTATGTGCAATGTCTACTGGGCAATTCAACTGGATCTCGCCAAGAATTTTTCTCTGCTGTTTCTCCAAGGGAGCTCTCTTCAGAAGAGCAAATACGGGCGTTAAAGCTTTTGGAGATGGAACGTAGCGCTATGTTTATGTATACGAGCTGTGGTTGGTTTTTCGATGAAATATCTGGTATAGAGGCTCTTCAAGTTCTTTTATATGCATATCATGCTCTATCGTTGCTTGAAGAATTGTCAGGTAAAGGTATAAAAAACAACTTTATGTCTTTGCTCGAAAAAGCTCCAAGTAACGTACGAGAGTTTAAAAATGGTGGCGTCATTTTTGAAATTTTTGTGGTTCCTTTTTATGTTGACTTTTTCCGAGTTGCGGCCCATTATGCTGTAAAGACGCTTTTTGAAGAAGATGTTGCGGAAGAAGATATTTTTTCTCTTTATAATTATCAAATACAAGCCGAGAAGAAGGTTCTTCTTAAAGAAAAAGGAGAACGTCTCTCTTTGGGTGTTGCCACTCTTTTACATATGGTGACAGGTGAGAAACAGAGAATCTTTTTCGCAGCATTCCATAGGGGAGGACACGACGTCCTTTGCGGCGTTCGAGCTTCGGCGAGGCAGGAAGACATGCTCCAATGGCAAGAATCTCTTCAAGAGAAATTTCCTCAAGAAACAGAGAAATTTTTCGTAGAACTCTTCGGGCATCGCACTTATTCACTTCGACATCTTTTTAAAGATGGACAGCGGCGAATTATGCACTCTATTATTGATAGAGATGTTACTCGTATAGAAAATTATTTGAAGAGTGTTATTCGTGATTACGATAGCCTCCTTGCTTTTATGGGATTAATACGAATGCCTTTGCCTGACGTGCTTCTGAGTGCTGCTGAAGTTGTCTTGAACGGAGAACTCAAAAGAGTTATTTGGGATGGCGATCCCGATTTGGAACAAATAGAAAGGCGACTTACACAAGCACATTCGTGGAGAGTTGATATTAATGAGGCAGAGTTGCAACACCATATTCGAGGGCGTCTTGAGCGAGAAATGATCTATCTTGCTGAGCAGACAGATAGGGAATTGCAATTTTCTTCATTGGCCAAGGTGGAAAGAATGCTGGAGTTTGTTCGTCGTCACCATTGGGATATTAATTTATGGAAGGTACAAAATGTATATGCGTCTCTTTTTGATCCTTTAATCTTTGAAACCCCCGCATATAAAGCGGTTGGAGATTTACTTAATATGAGACTTTAA